The Apis cerana isolate GH-2021 linkage group LG2, AcerK_1.0, whole genome shotgun sequence genomic sequence TCCATTATGACATAACTTAAAAGGAAAActgcaatataaaataaaatatttcaataaataagaatatatcattaattataatatttaatacacaaTTGTAATCTTGTAAATCtgataagttatatatttaatcaaatagttaataaaattcttacaaGGTCCAGCAGTTAAAATAGTTGATCTGAGACGTTTTATCATTCTACCAGTAGCTTCACCTACTCCGGCAAAAGCTCTTTGTTCATATGGACTAAGGCGAAAAAATGTAATACCACTTAGTTTTTTAAGATTTCCAAACTTTAATCCcattttcacaaaattctggaaaaaaattatatttatattttagaatataaaataaacataaccaaaaaacagaataatattaaaacaaacatcatataaatatagagatagataatttataaaaaatagatttatttatttgaattaattattaaatattattgtcataaaaattataaacttatgttaaaagaaataattgttcaTACAACTTACGTAATTTATATTCCTCGATGTGAAACGTTACAAATCTCGAGAGATTTTGACACCTTTGAAGTAAGTACTATATTGCTAGATGTGCATGTTTCTTATCTTATATGTAACAgcggtaaatttaaattattttgattttttattttgatttatattaattttgattttttaaaataataattataaatatttgcattaaaattatatatttagtaataataataatttatatattactttaatggaaaaactttatatgaaatatatgagtatatgtatatatatatacatatatatatatatatatatttttattgatttgatatttaaataataatataaatgttaacaattttaatattttaaattaacaatttattgtgtaaattagaataaaattatattttgtaattaattttaaatatgtaaagtaattacgatttttttgtttataaattcataaatcaagaattaataattagtttgattatataataataatatatattaacatttcatagggaattttcgtttttgttcATCAttcatacttataattttagtctatgctttttttacaatttaaatatattttatcaaaaacattattattaatgaattgattttaatgcgtttttatataaattcttaagaattttttgtgtaaataattatttatatatattattatatatatctatgacattaattttgtataaaaaaaagtaaatgaaaagCTAGTGATCCATTCGATGCAAGGTGGCGCCACTATTGTATTATACTGAAGTAGGTACAAGGGAAGAAGAGGTATATGAAGCAAGGAATAGGACAGTTGCTCGTGTGCGAGGCTCCGCGTGATACCGTGGAAAGTGTGTATTGTGCATTTCGTGCGTATTGCATCCATACATTGTCAACTGCTTCTCACGAGGTACACAAATGCAGTTCATAAAGATGGTTAATCGAAGCacatttccaaataaattctCCCAGTCGGTGACTGAGTAACAGTGTTAAACCTGACGCGAGGTCCTCACCCGCGTTAGGTGCGTGAGGGCCACCTATCCGCGTCCAAGCTGTGTCGAGTATTCAAGTCATGGTATCGAGGTTCGACACGAACTTCGGATGTGAAGATTTTTTCGGGACTTATCGTTGCACCCAAGACATGGCTTGTGATCGTGGTGATTCGGACTTCGAGTTCATCATACCGCCAGAAGCGCCGGTCTTCGAACCGAGTATTGAGGAGTTTCACGACCCCCTTGGCTACATCGCAAAAATACGACCGATCGCAGAGAAGTCTGGCATTTGTAAGATCAAACCGCCGCCTGTGAGTAGGTCCTTTTATAATgtctatatctattttttttcttctttacgctttctcttttctttacattattatagaagaatacattgtata encodes the following:
- the LOC107996727 gene encoding cytochrome b-c1 complex subunit 8, producing MGLKFGNLKKLSGITFFRLSPYEQRAFAGVGEATGRMIKRLRSTILTAGPFFLLSYVIMEWATEENHKMHRKNPKDYENDV